GTTCGCGTTCATCGCCTCGGCAACCTCGTTGGTCGCCTTGGTCCAGATCGCGATGAGCTCCTGAGTGCGCTCTTCCTTGGTGATCAGACCGCGCTCGTACTGCTTCTGGACCTTCTCGTCCAGCTCCTCGTAACCCCGGACGATGGCCTTCTTGGCCTCGGGGACGACGACGTCGGAGATGGCCACGGTGACGCCCGAACGGGTCGCCCAGTGGAAGCCGGCCGCCTTCAGGTTGTCGAGCGTCGCCGCCACGATGACCTTGGGGTAGCGCTCCGCCAGGTCGTTGACGATCTCGGAGAGCTGCTTCTTGCCCACCGAGTAGTCGACGAACGGGTAGTCCTCGGGCAGCAGCTCGTTGAAGAGCGCACGGCCCAGCGTCGTACGGAGACGGAAGGAGTCACCGGTCTGCCACTCGCCCGTGCCGAAGCCGTCGGACGCGCCCTCCTCCGCCACCGGCGGAGTCCAGCCACGCGGCGGGACGGTGCCGATCGGGAAGCGGATGTCGACCTTCGCCTGGAGCGACAGCTCGCGGGCGTCGAACGCCATGATCGCCTCGGCGGTGGAGCCGAAGGACCGGCCCTCGCCGATGACCTTGCGCTCTTCCTCGTCCGTGGTGAGGAAGAACAGGCCCAGCACCATGTCCTGGGTCGGCATGGTGACGGGACGACCGTCGGCCGGCTTCAGGATGTTGTTCGAGGACAGCATCAGGATGCGGGCCTCGGCCTGCGCCTCTGCCGAAAGCGGCAGGTGCACGGCCATCTGGTCACCGTCGAAGTCCGCGTTGAACGCGGTGCAGACGAGCGGGTGGATCTGGATGGCCTTGCCCTCGACCAGCTGGGGCTCGAACGCCTGGATGCCGAGGCGGTGCAGCGTCGGCGCACGGTTCAGGAGAACCGGGTGCTCGGCGATGACCTCTTCGAGCACGTCGTACACGACCGTGCGGCCGCGCTCGACCATGCGCTTCGCCGACTTGATGTTCTGCGCGTGGTTGAGGTCCACCAGGCGCTTCATCACGAACGGCTTGAAGAGCTCCAGCGCCATGGCCTTCGGCAGACCGCACTGGTGCAGCTTGAGCTGCGGGCCGACGACGATCACGGAACGCGCGGAGTAGTCCACACGCTTGCCGAGAAGGTTCTGACGGAATCGACCCTGCTTGCCCTTGAGCATGTCGGACAGCGACTTCAGCGGACGGTTGCCGGGGCCCGTGACCGGGCGACCACGACGGCCGTTGTCGAAGAGCGCGTCGACGGCCTCCTGAAGCATGCGCTTCTCGTTGTTCACGATGATCTCGGGGGCGCCGAGGTCGAGGAGTCGCTTCAGGCGGTTGTTGCGGTTGATCACGCGGCGGTACAGGTCGTTCAGGTCGGAGGTCGCGAAGCGGCCACCGTCCAGCTGCACCATCGGACGCAGGTCCGGCGGGATGACCGGCACGCAGTCGAGCACCATGCCCTTGGGGCTGTTGCTCGTCGACAGGAACGCGGAGACGACCTTGAGGCGCTTGAGCGCACGGGTCTTCTTCTGGCCCTTGCCGGTGCGGATGATCTCGCGGAGGCGCTCGGCCTCCTCCTCCAGGTCGAAGGACTCCAGACGCTTCTGCAGAGCAGCCGCACCCATCGAACCGTCGAAGTACGTGCCGAAGCGGTCACGCAGCTCGCGGTAGAGGAGCTCGTCGCCCTCCAGGTCCTGGACCTTGAGGTTCTTGAAGCGGTTCCACACCTCGTCGAGGCGGTCGATCTCGCGCTGGGCGCGGTCACGGAGCTGCTTCATCTCGCGCTCGGCACCTTCGCGCACCTTGCGGCGCACGTCGGCCTTCGCACCCTCGGCCTCAAGCTCGGCCAGGTCGGTCTCAAGCTTCTTGGCGCGGGCCTCCAGGTCGGAGTCGCGACGGTTCTCGACCTGCTGACGCTCGACGGAGACGTGCGCCTCCAGCGAGGGCAGGTCGCGCGTCCGGCGCTCCTCGTCCACGAAGGTGATCATGTACGCGGCGAAGTAGATGACCTTTTCGAGGTCCTTCGGCGCGAGGTCGAGCAGGTAGCCAAGGCGCGAGGGAACGCCCTT
This is a stretch of genomic DNA from Streptomyces sp. NBC_00237. It encodes these proteins:
- a CDS encoding DNA-directed RNA polymerase subunit beta', whose amino-acid sequence is MLDVNFFDELRIGLATADDIRTWSHGEVKKPETINYRTLKPEKDGLFCEKIFGPTRDWECYCGKYKRVRFKGIICERCGVEVTRAKVRRERMGHIELAAPVTHIWYFKGVPSRLGYLLDLAPKDLEKVIYFAAYMITFVDEERRTRDLPSLEAHVSVERQQVENRRDSDLEARAKKLETDLAELEAEGAKADVRRKVREGAEREMKQLRDRAQREIDRLDEVWNRFKNLKVQDLEGDELLYRELRDRFGTYFDGSMGAAALQKRLESFDLEEEAERLREIIRTGKGQKKTRALKRLKVVSAFLSTSNSPKGMVLDCVPVIPPDLRPMVQLDGGRFATSDLNDLYRRVINRNNRLKRLLDLGAPEIIVNNEKRMLQEAVDALFDNGRRGRPVTGPGNRPLKSLSDMLKGKQGRFRQNLLGKRVDYSARSVIVVGPQLKLHQCGLPKAMALELFKPFVMKRLVDLNHAQNIKSAKRMVERGRTVVYDVLEEVIAEHPVLLNRAPTLHRLGIQAFEPQLVEGKAIQIHPLVCTAFNADFDGDQMAVHLPLSAEAQAEARILMLSSNNILKPADGRPVTMPTQDMVLGLFFLTTDEEERKVIGEGRSFGSTAEAIMAFDARELSLQAKVDIRFPIGTVPPRGWTPPVAEEGASDGFGTGEWQTGDSFRLRTTLGRALFNELLPEDYPFVDYSVGKKQLSEIVNDLAERYPKVIVAATLDNLKAAGFHWATRSGVTVAISDVVVPEAKKAIVRGYEELDEKVQKQYERGLITKEERTQELIAIWTKATNEVAEAMNANFPKTNPIFMMVDSGARGNMMQMRQIAGMRGLVSNAKNETIPRPIKASFREGLSVLEYFISTHGARKGLADTALRTADSGYLTRRLVDVSQDVIIREEDCGTDRGLKLKIAEKGADGILRKTDDVETSVYARMLAEDVVIEGKVIAPANVDLGDVLIDQLVMHGVEEVKTRSVLTCESAVGTCAFCYGRSLATGKLVDIGEAVGIIAAQSIGEPGTQLTMRTFHTGGVAGDDITQGLPRVVELFEARTPKGVAPISEAKGRVRIEETEKTKKIVITPDDGSEETPFPISKRARLLVGEGDPVEVGQKLTVGATNPHDVLRILGQRAVQVHLVGEVQKVYNSQGVSIHDKHIEIIIRQMLRRVTIIESGDAELLPGELVERSKFETENRRVVTEGGHPASGRPQLMGITKASLATESWLSAASFQETTRVLTDAAINAKSDSLIGLKENVIIGKLIPAGTGLSRYRNIRVEPTEEAKAAMYSAVGYDDIDYSPFGTGSGQAVPLEDYDYGPYNQ